GCCGGAGGCAGCGTGCCATCGCGCACCTCGACCGACTGGATGAAATTCTCGGCCTGCGCCGCTCCGTTCTTGCAAAGCAGGTAAAAATGATAGGCGCCGACATGCCAGCCGCGCTGGCTCGCCTCGCGCCAGTTCTCCTGGAAACGGGTGTCCTTCCAGTCCCGGCCTTCGGTGGCCTTCAGGTAAACGAAGTCGATCGGGGCACTGCCGAGCGCCTCCCAGTTTACCCGGCCATTGTGGTGGGAAAGGTCGATGCCTTCATTGCCGGGCGCGAAAGCGCCCGCTGGCGCGGAATCTGCCGCCGTCCCGGCGGGCTGCGAACAGGCCGTCAGCACCAGAAAAAGAGATCCAATCAGGCAGGTTATGCGCATGTGCCGATCCAAATCCCCCGCCACGGCAGCCCTGTGGCCTGCCCCGGGTCTAATCGGGGTCAAGTCCGGGCCATATCACGGCAATTGCCCCATCCTGACCTTCACGGACACCAGATTCCTTATGGAATCAACAGAGTCCACGCCTTGGGCACAATCCCTGCATAGCCGCGTCCAGATGCAAGATAAGGGCTCTGACGTCTATGGCACCTGCAGATAAAATACGCGGCGGCGACGCCGTAAACCTGATCCTGAAGGACACGCGCCTTGATGGCGACCTTCGTTTCACGTCCCAGCTCGTCGTCGCAGGCCTGATCAAAGGCAATATCCGCTGCGAAAGCATGCTGGTCATCGAACGCGGCGGACGGGTCGAAGGCCGGGTCGAAGCGCCGGTCATCATCGTGCATGGGGAGCTGGAAGGCACCGTCCTGGCCACCCAATCGATCGAGATCTGGTCAGGCGCGAAAGTTGGCGGCGATGTCGCGGCGCGGTCTGTTCGCGTCGATGAAGGCGCCATGCTGACGGCCAATTTGCTGATCGCTGCAGACCTGCCAGACCATCTGGGACCACCCGAACCGGAGCAAACACCCGTTCCGGCCTCAGAGGAGCCGGTTGCCGCGGCCTCCCCGGCGCCAGCCCCCGTGGAGCCGCCCGTGACAGAGACACGGCCTGCAACGCCAATGTCGCCGCCGGTCTCCTTCCTGTCATCCGGACCGGCAACGGGCCGCGGCTAGACGGCAGGCTTGCAGTAGACTGGCAGTCGACCGGCAGCCGATCAGTTGCCGCGAATGTCTTTCAGACGCTCGAATGCGACCGAATCCGGGTCGTAGGCGCCCAGCTCGTCGAGCCGCTCACACGCCCATTGGTAATCGCGATCGCAGGATTGCTGCAGGATGCGTGTCCCCTCGGGGACGTTCTTGCGCCCGCCCGTGCCGGAGAACAGCATGTTGCCATACCCGGCGCAGCCGCTGACCTCATCGAGGTCACAGGACTGTTTGTACAGGCGCCGGGCCTTGGCCGGATCCGCCTCCATGCCGCGGCCCAGAAGGGTCAGATAGGCCAGCGAGGCGCAGCCCTTGCCATTGTCGCCCTTGCAGGCCCGGTCATAGGATTTGATGGCCAGCCCATAGTCCTGCACACCGCCCGTGCCTTTGCGATAGGAATCGCCCGCCGTGACGCAGGCATCATAATCCCGGGCGGCGCAGGCGGAATTGGCTTCCTGCCGGGCGGCGCGTTGTTCAGCGAACGTCTCCTTGGCGTTTTCCAGGGCGATCTCGGCCTGGGATCTCTCGACCCGGCCAGACTGGGCCAAAGCCGGCAAGGCGATGGCGCAACAGGCCAGCGCCGTGGCAATCAGAGGGGAGCGTATCATGGGGTCTACCCTTCCTAAGTCTTTGTTCCGTCTCTGATATAGGGACCGGGCGGGGGCGTCACCAAGGCATTGCCAGCTTAAGCTTTCTTAACCCGCACTTGTCCCCTCCCCGGCCGCGGGGCAGTATCCGCCGCTCAAAGCGAGATCGGAGACAGGGAGATATCCGGATGGCTGCAGAAGACCAGACCCCGATCGGATCGGGATTCCATAACAAGTCCACAGCAGCCGAGGTGATCGAAGGGATCGACCTGTCCGGCAAGAACGCGGTCGTCACCGGCGGATATTCCGGCATCGGACTGGAAACCGTGCGGGCGCTGGCATCGGCCGGGGCCCGTGTCACCGTCCCGGCCCGCCGGCTCGATACCGCTGAAGCCGCGCTGGCCGACGTGGCCGGCGACATCGAGATCGCCGCAATGGACCTGGCTGACCTCGCCAGCGTCGAAAAATTCACCCGGGAATATGACGAGACCGGACGGGGCCTCGACATCCTTATCAACAATGCCGGCATCATGGCCTGCCCGCTGTCCCGGGTCGGCCCCGGCTGGGAAAGCCAGTTCGGGATCAACCATCTGGGCCATATGGCGATGAGCCTCGCCCTCGCCCCGGCCATGCAGCGCACGCAAAATGCCCGCATGGTCGCACTGTCCTCGACCGGGCACATCCGCTCTGACGTGATCTGGGACGACCCGAACTACAACGAACGTCCCTATGACAAATGGGAAGCCTACGGACAGGCCAAGACTGCCGACGCGCTGTTCGCGCTCGGCGTGGACCGGCGCGGACGGGACATCGGCATCCGCGCCTTCTCTGTCCATCCGGGCGGCATCTTCACGCCGCTGCAGCGCCACCTGCCCGAAGAGGAAATGGTCGCGCTCGGCTGGAAGGCGCCTGACGGCTCCATTCCACCCCAGGTGCAGGCCATGTTCAAAACACCCGAACAAGGCGCCTCAACCACCGTCTGGGCGGCGACCTCGCCCCAGCTGGAAGGCCGGGGCGGCGTCTATTGCGAGAATTGCGATATTGCCCAGTTCGCGACCGAAGACAGCCAGCGCTGGGAACATGTCCGCGCCTGGGCCTGCGACGACGACCGCGCAGAGCGCCTTTGGACCATGAGCGAGAAAATGCTGGCGGAAGCCTGATCCGAATACGGACGACCTTGAGGAGGACAAGAGAATGAAGCATATCGCAGCACTCAGCCTGGCCGGCACGCTGCTGGCCGCGTGCGCCACACCCGCAGCAGATCCCGCACCGGAAGCGCCCATGGCGTCTCCGGTTGCGCCCGAAGCCGATGAGGCCCCGCAGGCCAAGGTTGCGCCGGGTGAATTCGACTATGAAAGCGTGTTCGGACAGGACGACCGGCCTGAACAGGACTATGAAATGTATCCGGTTCGGAAATCGGCTGAAGTGCTCGCCTTTTCCGGCATCATGCCCGGCATGACCGTCGTGGAAATGGAAGCTGGCGATGGCTTCTATACAGAGCTGTTCTCCCGGGTCGCAGGACCGGACGGCAAGGTCTACATGCAGAACCCGCCCTCGTTCAAAGCCTTCCTTGGCGATTCCGTTTCGAAACGGGTCGATGGGCGGCTGCTGAATGTACAGATCGTGGAAAGCGCCTTCGACAATCTCTCGAATGTCCCGGACGCCGACGCCGATATCGTCACCTGGTTCCTGGGCCCGCATGAGCTCTGGTACACGCCCAAAGGCGAGCCGGAAGGCGTGCTCGGCGACCCCGACATGACGTTCGATGAGATTGCCCGTGTGCTGAAACCGGGCGGCCATCTCGTCGTTCTGGATCATATGGCGCCGGCCGGGTCACCTCCGACAACAGGCGGTGAAACCCACCGAATCGACAAGGCTGTCATCATCGCGCTGGCCGAGGATCATGGCCTGTCACTGACCGACGAAAGCGACCTGCTGGCTAATCCGGACGATGACGGAACCGTGCAGGTCTTCGATCCGACCGTCCGGCGCAAGACCGATCGCTTCCTCCTGAAATTCGCCAAATAGGCGTTTTTGGCACGGAACATGCATCTCTCCGGGCGAGTTTCAGTCTTGCCCGGGAGTTGTTCCATGTCTGCCATTCGCTATTTCGCCGTTACGCTCGCAGCTGCCAGCGTTGCCCTGCCCGTTCTTGCCGCGGAAGGCACCCAGCTGCGCGGCCGTCTTGAAGCTGACTTCCTGCCGAAAGCCGGAACCGGCGAAGAAGCCCCGGCGGTCATGGAAACAGTGGTTGTCACGGAAAAGGACGGCTCGGACCTGCTGGTCTCGAAACCGGCCATCCTGCGCTATGATGCGGCGCCGGATGTCCCGGCCCGGACAGTGGCGGAAACGCGCGGTCAGGATCCGGATCGTGCAGGCGAGATCGCCGGCGAAGCCCGCTAGGCTGTTCCTGCCGTTCTGTTTCAGGACGGAACAACATTCTCCGAAAGCAGCAGCTCGCGCTGTGCACTGACGGCACGCATGGCCTGTGCCGGCAGCCAGCACGTGACTTCCAGTCCACCGCCCTCGACCGGCTTCATGCCGACCGTGCCGCCGTGCAGGTCGACGAAATGCTTCACCAGGGCGAGGCCAAGTCCTGCGCCGCGCTGGTCGCCAGAGACAAAGCTGTCAAAACTCGTCGCGCGCTTGTCGGCCTCCAGGCCACGGCCATTGTCGCGGACGGAGAAGGTCACCATGTCGCCCATGCGCTGGGCCGAGATAACGATCTCGCCCCCGGATTCGGTGAAGCGCAGGGAATTCGAGATCAGGTTGAACAGGATCTGGCGGATACGGCGCTCATCGGCGCGTATCATGCCCAGATCGCCTGTGATGTCGGAGCGGACAGCGATCTGCGTATCCTCGGCTTTCGAGACAACCATCTCGATGCTTTCCTCGATCACGCTGCCGAGGTCGACATCTTCAAGGTCGAGATCCATACGGCCCGCCTCGATCATGGCGAGGTCGAGAATGTTCTCGATCAGCTTCGACAGATGGTCGGAGGCTGACAGGATCGCGCTGACATAATCCTTCTGGCGCTCTGTCAAATCCCCATTGCGCTGTGTTTCCAGCAGCTCGGCATATCCGAAGATGACCGTCAGCGGCGAGCGCAACTGGTAGGAGACATTGCGCACGAATTCCGTCTTCAGCCGGTCGGCGGCCTCAAAGGCTTCAGCCCGCTCGCGCAGGGCCGACTCAACGCGCCGGGTGGCGGTCACATCGGCAAAGGCGATCAGCGTGTTTCCGTCCGGAAGCGGGTGGGTAAGATAGGTCAGGATAGAGCCGTCGGACCGGCGCATTTCGCCCGTGGTCGACTGCCGGGCCTTGGCGGACGGGTCGGTGATGTGGCTTTTCATGGCCGCCCAGATTTCCGTGTCATGGAACAGCGGAATGCACTCCTCCACCACATCGTCATAGTCCGGATGGTCTTTCAGCATGTCCTCGCTGAGGCTCCACAGGCGCTCAAATGCATAATTGTGCAGTTTCATGCGCCCGTCAGCACCGAACACCGCGACAGCCTCGTGGAGATTGTCGAGCGTCGAGCTCTGCGTCTTCACGATGGCATTGAACTGCGTCTGCAATTCCAGCTCGCCGGTAATGTCCTTGAACAGAAGGAGCAGGCCGCCCATCGGGTGGCGCTGGCGGGTGACGGAAAGCGTGCGTTCGTCCGGAAGCGACCAGGTGTCTTCCTTCACCCCGTCGATATCGAGATAATAGGACAGCTCCTCTGCCCGCCATTCGGCATAGTTCGCCCGGGCCGGCAGTTTGCGGCGCTCGCGCAGCCGGTCCAGCAACTGGCCATGGCTGGGCCGGTCCAGCAGGAAGCTCTCATCGAGATCCCACATGTCGCGGAAGGCCTTGTTGTAGAAGGTCAGCTTCCGGTCGGCCCCGAAGATCGCGACCGCATCGGCCACATGGTTCAACGTCTCGTCATGGGCGCGGACGTGGCGGTTCAGCTCCTCGCGCGCATCTTCCTGCGCGGTGACATCGAGCGCCATCGCCCCTGCCCCGCCGGACAGCGGGAAAGTCAGGATGCGCATCGCCCGGCGTGCGCCATTGATCGTGATGTGGCGGGTTTCGTCGATGTCGATGCCTTCGCTGATCGTCTTGCGGGCCTGATCGGCGGTGGCCTGGTCCAGCATCAGCTGACGGTCGAGCACGCGGTCCAGATTGGTTCCGTCGACGGCGTCGATATAGGCCGGGTTGACCCATTGCAGCTTGCCCATGCCCGACATGCGCCAGGCCGGGAACGGCGCCTTGCCCAGCATGTCGAGGAAGGCTGTCGGGTCGCGCGCGATGACCTGGCGGGCTTCTTCCAGCTTGCCGCGGGCCGAGCTTTCCTCAAGCCCCTTGATCGTCGCGTCGCTGACCCAGACCACGGCCCGGGCGCCGGCCGTGCGGCCATCGGCTTCGAGGAAGCGGCCGGACGGACCAATAATCGTCAGCGAGAAAGCCTGTCCGGACTCGCGCAGCTCGCGCAGGCGGATGCGGAGGGTCGTGTCCTGTCCCGCGCTGTCGCGGGCTTCAAGATCGGCAAGGCCTTCGATGATACGAACGGCCGGATCCGGCGAGATCGCGTCATCGGTAAAGCTCAGCAGGCCCGCCAGGGCGACCGGCGACCCGTACATTTCGGGCGGGATGATATCGTCACCCTCGGCTTCGAGCGCTTCGCCCTGCCAGACGAGGATGACCCCTGGATGGGCGCCGAGGATCGACCGGTGAGCTGCGAGCGTGGTTTCAAGGTCTGCCGAACGGTCCCGATACTTGCGGGCCGCACCGCGCGCGCCGTCTGACACCCGAAGGGCCCAGAGGAGCGCTGCGAGGCCGAGTGCTGCCGCACCGGCGGCCATAATGATCGGAACCTGTTCCGCTGTAAGTGCCATGCCGCGTCATCCAAAAGCCCGAATCGGCCGCGAGAACGACCGAGGAAACGGTTAACGAATTGCCCCTCTAGCGTTAAGGGCGCGTTAACGGAGTGCTAATGCCGGGTCTATTCCGGCGCAATATAACTGAAACCATCTGTTGCATAAACACAACACTCGCTTAGTCTGGCCCCCTGTAGGTGGAGTAAATCCAATGATCTTACGCGCGATTGCCCTGGCTGGCGCCCTGCTGATGACCACGGCCTTGCCAGCTGTCGCCCAGCAAGCCGATGACGATATCGTCCGCCTGCCCGGTCAGGGATTTACCAAAGCCGAGGCCCGCAAGCCACGGGGAACGCCCGACAGGCTGGTCGCGGGCGGCGGCCTGTTCCTGAGCTTCGACACCGATGGCGATGGCCGGATTACCCGCGCAGAGCTCGAATCCGGAACAGCTGCAGCCTTCCAGAAGGCCGACGCCAATGGCGATGGGCACCTGACCGCGTTCGAACAGATCAACTGGGCTGAAAGCCTGCCGACGCGGGATGACACGCTGGCAAACCCTGTCCGCTTCGATCCGAACCTTGACCGGCGCGTCAGCCCGGAAGAATTCCAGACCGTGATCGCCGAACTTGCCGACCATTATGTCGAAGAGACCAGCGATGTGATCGTCATTGCCTCGCTGAAGGCGCCCAAGCCAAAGCCTGAACGCGCCTCAAATCCGGCCCCGCCGCAAGGCCAGCGGCCACCGCGCGGCGTTCCCGGCGGCAGCTGAGGCCGTTTCCTAGACCAGAATGTCGTAAAGATCCGTCCGCCGGTCGCGGAAGAAGCCCCAGGCGGCCCGGTCCCGGTCAATCAGGTCCAGATCAAAGCGCACGACCAGCACGCCTTCTTCGCTGCGCCCGAAATCAGTAACGACTTCGCCCGTCTGGTCTGTGATGAAGCTGGTGCCGTAGAAGACCTGACCGTCTTCATCCCCGACACGATTGGCCGCGACGACGGGAATGACATTTGCCACCGAATGGCCCTGCATCACGCGGCGCCAGCGCGCCGCCGTATCGAGGCTGGCATCCTGCGGCTCGGCCCCGATGGCGGTCGGGTACAGCAGCACATCCGCGCCCATGAGCGCCATGGCGCGCGCCGCTTCCGGGAACCACTGGTCCCAGCAGACGCCGACGCCGATATGGCCCTTCATGGTCTGCCAGGTGCGGAAGCCCGTATCGCCCGGCCGGAAATAGAATTTCTCCTGATAGCCGGGGCCGTCGGGAATGTGGCTCTTGCGGTAGACGCCCAGCGGCGTGCCGTCAGCATCGATCATCACCAGCGAATTGTAATAGAGCGGCCCGTCCTTCTCATAGATCGAGACCGGGATGACCACATCCAGCTCTGCCGCGAGGTCTGCCAGCTGCACCACGGCCGGATGGTCGTGCCAGGGCAGCGCGCGCGCAAAGTGATGCTCTTCCTGCGTCTTGCAGAAATAATGGCCGCAGAAGAGTTCCGGCGGCAGCACGACATCCGCGCCCTGCCCGGCCGCTTCGCGGATGAAGCCGGCCACGCGGTCGATATTTGCCTGCATGTCGTCGCTCGGCGTGAACTGGATGCTGGCAACGGTGATTGTACGGCTCATTCTCAGATCCTCCGGATCAAGCGGGAATTTCGCGGGTCATGCAGTGGAAGCTTCCGCCCCCACCCAGAATATGTCCAGCCGGCAGGCCGATGATCTTGCGGCCCGGAAACAGGACCTTCATGTCGGCCAGCGCGACGAGGCTGTAATGGTCCTCATAGACCGGCACCAGCACGGCCCCGTTGGTGATGGTGAAATTCATGTGGCTCGCCGGGATCGGTTCGCCGTCGCCGCCCCGGACCAGGCCGGGTGACGGAATGGTCGCCACGTCCAGCCCGGCATCGCGCAGCGTGGCTTCGATCTCCAGCAGGATTTCCGTATTCGGGTCACCCGCGCCAGACGGCATCTGGCAGAGCGCGCGGCCCGGCGCGATGAAGCGGGCGGTATTGTCGACATGGCCATCGGTGTGGTCGTTCAGCAGGCCGTCGCCGAGCCAGATCATCTCGTCGATGCCGAGCGCCGCACAGATTCGGGCCTCGATCTGGTCGGCGGTCAGATCCGGATTGCGGTTCGGATTCAGCAGGCACTGGCGCGTGGTCAGCAGGCGGCCCTTGCCGTCTGCGTCGATGGCGCCGCCCTCCAGAACGATCGGGTGCTGGCTGACCGGCAGGGCTTCGCTGGCCGCAATCGCCCCGGCCGTCTCTGTGTCGCCCGGCATCAGGTATTTGCCGCCCCAGCCATTGAAGCGGAAGGCCTGGGCCTCACGCGCCGCGCCCTGCCCCGTCACGATGGGGCCGGTGTCACGCAGCCAGATGTCGCCAGCCGGGACTTCCATGACCTTCGCCACATCACCAACAGCCGAATTGGCCGATGCCAGCGCTTCGGCGGATCCCGCTGCAACCCGGACGGGCACATGAGCCGCAGCCGCGCGGATGAAGCCGGCGATCTGCGCGCGCGGCCCCTCAAGGTTGCCGCCCCATTCATCGGCAAGATGCGGCCAGCCGCACCAGAGGGCGGCCTGCGGAGCCCATTCGGGCGGAAGGAAGGGTTTGTTGTCGCTCATCGCGCGCGCAATGCCACACCTGTCACCAAAGGAAAAGGGCGGCCCCACATGGAGGCCGCCCTTCCCGAAAGGATAAGTCCGGGACTTAGAATTCGTAACGAAGGCCGAAGCGGACTTCGTAACGGGACGCGTCGCCAATGCGGGATTCGCAATCGCCAAGGGCGTACTCGCCGTACTCACACGTCGACGAAGACTGGCGCATGATGCCCCATTCGTCGTTCAGCAGGTTCGTGAGGTTGTCGATCGTGACAAAGGCAGAGGCCTTGTGATCGTAGAAACCCGGGAACTGCTGCTCGAGCCGCAGGTCGACCTTGCTCCACCAGGAGCTTTCCTGATCGTTCCGCGAGAAGCCCGGATACAGCGTGTTCTCAACACCGTCGAGGTAAGGCGTGCCGCCGAAGATGTCGAAGCTGGACACGTTGCCATCATAGACGACCGAGTACGGACGGCCCGAGTTGGCCGAAGCGAACACAGACACGATCGTGTCGTTGTCACCCCAGTAAGCCTTGCGATAGTTCGCGTAGGCCGTGAAGCGGTGCTCGATATTGTAGTCGGACGTCGCCGGCGTGGTTTCCTGCGGATCGGTGAAGGCCCGGTAGACATAGTTGGAGAACGCAACCGACGAGGTCATCGGGTGAACATCTTCCGCGTCGGTGTAGGCATAGCCGAGCGCCCAGTTCAGGCCCCAGTCATAGTCTTTCGACACAGATGCCGAGAGCTGGAGCGATTTGGCATCGTCACCGGCATTCGTCAGCACGAAGGATCCTTCACGCACGCTGTCGTAGACCGGATAGGTGCCGCCTTCCGGACCCGTGGTCGTACCGATCTGCTCGATATCGCCATGCAGCCAGACTGCGCTGTCCTTGGTGACCGTGTAGAGAATGTCAGCGTTCAGCTGATACTCACCACCGAGCGACGGAACGTCGACATACTTGGTCGCGCCAAGGGCTGCCTTGATTTCGTAAGGCAGCGTGAAGTTCGGATCGAGGTAGTTGATCTCGAAGTTCGATCCCTGGCCCGCGGCAACGGCATCAGCCATGACCTGAGGCACACACCAGCCCGGACCGTTCGGAACACCGTCTTCACACATGGTGTAAGGGATGGTGAAGATCGACGGACCGCTGTTCTGCTCGAGACCGAAGGCGCCGCCGTCAACGCCGAACTGCTGCACGTTGTTGGCAGAGTAGGTGTTCGACAGCCAGACGTTCGGGTTACCGCCGGAGTAGACACCGATACCGCCACGCAGGTCGAGCGAATCGTTGACATCCCAAGTGAAGCCGAGACGCGGCTGGACCAGACCTTCGCCATCGAGGGTCGAGTTGTTGCCGAAGCCGTAGTCAGCGAGGAAGTCCGGGTTGACCGGCGGCTTGTCGTCGGTGGTGTACCAGTCGTAGCGCAGACCGGCCGTCACGATCAGGCCGGAGCCGAAATCGTACTCGTCCTGAGCATACAGCGTGTTGATGGCATAGCCCCAATCAGCCGCCGCATCGGACGGATTACCGGACGGTGCGTTGTTGTAGTTGATGTTGTCAGCATAGCCGAGTTCAAAGTTCTCGATCGCCGCATCGAACACGCCCGGAAGGGTGTATCCGCTTCTTTCATCGAAATCGATTTCGGTGCCGGTCTGCTGGACGAACAGGTTGTAGACGTCCAGGGCTTCACGCTCGTAACCGAACGAGAAGTTGTGGCTTCCGGCCGTGTAGAAACCCTTCAGGGCCAGGTTGAAGGTTTCATACTCCAGAACGTTGGAGTGACGGCTGTCGTCAGCGCCGAGATAGACGTCGACATCATCCGTTTCGACCGTGATTTCACCGAAGTCGGTGCCGCCGATGGAAAGCTGGCGGTTCTTGAGTTCGGAGTAGCCGATACGAACTTCGGTCGAGAAGTTGTCCGTCCAGTCGGAATAGAGAGAGCCGACATAGGAGTTCAGCTCAGCGCCGCGCTCATACAGGTGGTTCGAGAATTCGAACTCGTCGGAATCACCATCCGATTCCGAGATATTGTAGCCGTCATTGTAGTTGTAGGTGAACGACGCGCGGTGATTGTTGGAGATGTTCCAGTCGAGTTTGATGAGGAGTTTCTCATCACCATTGTCGAAGCTGGTCGGGATGCCGCCCGGGTCGTAGCCATAGACGTCGCGCGCGATGCGGGCGATTTCGTCGAGTTCGGCCTGCGTGATTTTCACTTCGTTGACAGCGCCCGATCCGATCGGTCCGCGGTCGAACAGGTTCACGCCTTCAAGCTTCTCGTAAGCTGCGAAGAAGAAGAGCTTGTCCTTGATGATCGGGCCGCTGATGCCGAGGCCGTAGCGGTACTCGTCATACTCGCCGGTCGTGATGTCGTCGCCTTCGAGGCTGTCGGAACGCAGACCGTCATTGGTGTAGTCGCCAAACAGGTAGCCGTGGAACTCGTTCGAGCCCGACTTGGTGACGGCGTTGATGTTACAGGCGGAGAAGCCGCCATACTGGACGTCGAACGGTGCCAGCTCGACAGAGACCTGCTCGATGGCATCGTAGGAGAACGGAATGCGCTCGGTCGGGTAGCCGTTCGAGTTCAGACCGAAATTGTCGTTCATTTTCACGCCGTCAACCGTCAGCGAGTTGAAGCGGGAGTTCTTGCCGCCGCACTGAACCGAGTTGAGGCTGCCGCTGGCTTCGTTGACGTAGATACGCGGATCGAGGCGCAGGACGTCGGTGATGTTCCGGTTGATGGACGGTGCTTCTTTCAGCGTGTCGATGCCGAAGGTTGCCGACGGGCCGATCGCAACCGGCGCAAGCTGAGAGCCTGAAGCCGTAACGACGATTGCGTCGAGACGGGCTTCGGCGTCAGCATTGAGCGAGAAGTTGATTTGGGTCGCGTCGCCGAGGTTCAGTCCGACGTTTTCGACGGTCTGGTTCTGGTAGTCGGAAGACTGAACCTGTACCGCGTAGCCCGTCGAGACCGGAAGGCTGCGAATTGTGTACTGACCGCTAGCATTGGTGGTCGTCGAGCGCGACAGACCAGTTGTCGGGTCGGTGATGGTGACCGTTGCACCAGACACGGCGGCGCCGGTTTCGTCTGTCACCTGACCACGCACGCTGCCAGTGGTCACCTGCGCGGAGGCAATGCCTGCCACCGAGATCGCGATGGCTGATACAGCAGCCCCGCGAGCGAAGTTATTCCAGTTGATCATGATTTTCCCCTGTCCGAGAGAGCCCCAGCCGATGCCCTTGCACACCGTCCGGTTTCCGGTCGCATAACGATCCGAGATGACAGATTAGTGACAGGATCTTGAAGGTTAAACACATCCTATCGGGATTTGTGTCGATGCTCGTGTTGCGATGCAAAAATGACACGGTCGTTAGAAACAACTCGCCGCAAAACGTGTGTTTTGGGGTATATTCTGTCGGCGCAGCGTCGCATAAACCGGGCCTGCACCAAAAGGCCCGAGGCTAATGATCCACACCCCCGGCGAATCGGCGACGGACTGGCGCCGCATCACCTATCTGGCCCTGATGATTCTCCTGGTCCTGCGCGTCTTGCTGCTCGCAGTGAGCCCGCTGAATCTCTATGCCGACGAAGCCCAGTACTGGCGCTGGGGGGAAACGCTCGACTGGGGCTACTATTCGAAGCCGCCGATGATCGCCTGGGTGATCCATGCGGTCACGTCGGTTCTTGGCAATTCGGAATGGGCCGTCCGCCTGCCCGCTCCCTTCCTGCACACGGCCGGGGCGATCTTCCTGTTCCACCTCGGGCGCGCCATGTATGACGGCCGTACCGGCATGCTGGCCGCGCTTGGCTATGCGTTGATGCCGGCGGTGATCTTGTCATCTGCTGTAATCTCGACAGATGGCGTGCTGATGCCGTTCTGGTGCGCGGCGCTGTTCTGCTTCTGGCGCCTGCGCGCCGGTCAGGGCGGCTGGGCCAGCGCTGCCGGCCTCGGCCTCGCCATCGGGGCGGGGCTCCTGTCGAAATATGCGATGATCTATTTCCTGATCGGCATCGCCCTGACCCTGCTGATCGACCGGGACAGCCGCCGGGCGCTGGTTTCGCGGCATGGGCTGGCCGCATTCGCGCTCGCCGCGCTGGTGTTCGCCCCGCACATTGCCT
This is a stretch of genomic DNA from Hyphomonas adhaerens MHS-3. It encodes these proteins:
- a CDS encoding sensor histidine kinase encodes the protein MALTAEQVPIIMAAGAAALGLAALLWALRVSDGARGAARKYRDRSADLETTLAAHRSILGAHPGVILVWQGEALEAEGDDIIPPEMYGSPVALAGLLSFTDDAISPDPAVRIIEGLADLEARDSAGQDTTLRIRLRELRESGQAFSLTIIGPSGRFLEADGRTAGARAVVWVSDATIKGLEESSARGKLEEARQVIARDPTAFLDMLGKAPFPAWRMSGMGKLQWVNPAYIDAVDGTNLDRVLDRQLMLDQATADQARKTISEGIDIDETRHITINGARRAMRILTFPLSGGAGAMALDVTAQEDAREELNRHVRAHDETLNHVADAVAIFGADRKLTFYNKAFRDMWDLDESFLLDRPSHGQLLDRLRERRKLPARANYAEWRAEELSYYLDIDGVKEDTWSLPDERTLSVTRQRHPMGGLLLLFKDITGELELQTQFNAIVKTQSSTLDNLHEAVAVFGADGRMKLHNYAFERLWSLSEDMLKDHPDYDDVVEECIPLFHDTEIWAAMKSHITDPSAKARQSTTGEMRRSDGSILTYLTHPLPDGNTLIAFADVTATRRVESALRERAEAFEAADRLKTEFVRNVSYQLRSPLTVIFGYAELLETQRNGDLTERQKDYVSAILSASDHLSKLIENILDLAMIEAGRMDLDLEDVDLGSVIEESIEMVVSKAEDTQIAVRSDITGDLGMIRADERRIRQILFNLISNSLRFTESGGEIVISAQRMGDMVTFSVRDNGRGLEADKRATSFDSFVSGDQRGAGLGLALVKHFVDLHGGTVGMKPVEGGGLEVTCWLPAQAMRAVSAQRELLLSENVVPS
- a CDS encoding oxidoreductase, with amino-acid sequence MAAEDQTPIGSGFHNKSTAAEVIEGIDLSGKNAVVTGGYSGIGLETVRALASAGARVTVPARRLDTAEAALADVAGDIEIAAMDLADLASVEKFTREYDETGRGLDILINNAGIMACPLSRVGPGWESQFGINHLGHMAMSLALAPAMQRTQNARMVALSSTGHIRSDVIWDDPNYNERPYDKWEAYGQAKTADALFALGVDRRGRDIGIRAFSVHPGGIFTPLQRHLPEEEMVALGWKAPDGSIPPQVQAMFKTPEQGASTTVWAATSPQLEGRGGVYCENCDIAQFATEDSQRWEHVRAWACDDDRAERLWTMSEKMLAEA
- a CDS encoding EF-hand domain-containing protein, with the protein product MILRAIALAGALLMTTALPAVAQQADDDIVRLPGQGFTKAEARKPRGTPDRLVAGGGLFLSFDTDGDGRITRAELESGTAAAFQKADANGDGHLTAFEQINWAESLPTRDDTLANPVRFDPNLDRRVSPEEFQTVIAELADHYVEETSDVIVIASLKAPKPKPERASNPAPPQGQRPPRGVPGGS
- a CDS encoding bactofilin family protein — encoded protein: MAPADKIRGGDAVNLILKDTRLDGDLRFTSQLVVAGLIKGNIRCESMLVIERGGRVEGRVEAPVIIVHGELEGTVLATQSIEIWSGAKVGGDVAARSVRVDEGAMLTANLLIAADLPDHLGPPEPEQTPVPASEEPVAAASPAPAPVEPPVTETRPATPMSPPVSFLSSGPATGRG
- a CDS encoding class I SAM-dependent methyltransferase, producing MKHIAALSLAGTLLAACATPAADPAPEAPMASPVAPEADEAPQAKVAPGEFDYESVFGQDDRPEQDYEMYPVRKSAEVLAFSGIMPGMTVVEMEAGDGFYTELFSRVAGPDGKVYMQNPPSFKAFLGDSVSKRVDGRLLNVQIVESAFDNLSNVPDADADIVTWFLGPHELWYTPKGEPEGVLGDPDMTFDEIARVLKPGGHLVVLDHMAPAGSPPTTGGETHRIDKAVIIALAEDHGLSLTDESDLLANPDDDGTVQVFDPTVRRKTDRFLLKFAK
- a CDS encoding tetratricopeptide repeat protein, which produces MIRSPLIATALACCAIALPALAQSGRVERSQAEIALENAKETFAEQRAARQEANSACAARDYDACVTAGDSYRKGTGGVQDYGLAIKSYDRACKGDNGKGCASLAYLTLLGRGMEADPAKARRLYKQSCDLDEVSGCAGYGNMLFSGTGGRKNVPEGTRILQQSCDRDYQWACERLDELGAYDPDSVAFERLKDIRGN
- a CDS encoding GH25 family lysozyme, translating into MRITCLIGSLFLVLTACSQPAGTAADSAPAGAFAPGNEGIDLSHHNGRVNWEALGSAPIDFVYLKATEGRDWKDTRFQENWREASQRGWHVGAYHFYLLCKNGAAQAENFIQSVEVRDGTLPPAVDLEYAHNCTPDGPKAAVLAEIDDFLTALEAEYGAPPVLYTTPEFHRDWLADRFPRNPVWMRRLSGPPEGGVLIWQYSMKGRVPGVDGFVDLNRIPDER